The Fluviispira sanaruensis sequence GCGCTGGCAAGTTTAACTGAGCCAATGGCCGCTTTTTTCGACAATGTTATGGTAAATGATCCTGATGGTGATTTGAAGAAAAACAGACTATGCCTTTTAATGAGAATTCGTTCTCTTTATGAGGACGTTGCGGATTTTTCTCTCATTCAGGTACAATAATTTATGTCTTTAAAAGACTCATTTCAAATATTTGGCGACAGAGAATCTTTCGATAAAAAAGAAAGAATCTCTTTAACAATTGGTAATTTCGATGGTGTTCATTCTGGCCATTTGTATTTAATTAATGAATTAAAGAAAAGCTCGCCAGATACAAAAATTGCTCTTTTGACCTTCGATCCTCATCCCGCAAATTTTTTCTCGCATGACAATTCAAAACCACTTCTGACATCTTTAAACGAAAAGATTGCTTTATTGTTAAAGGCAGGAGTTGATCTTGTCATGGTACAATCCTTTTCACAAGAATTTTCTGAATTAAGTGCAGATGATTTTTGTTTGTGGTTAAAAGATCTTTTCCAAATTGATACAATATTAATTGGTCATGATTTTTGCTATGGAAGACAAAGAAAAGGTAATTTTACGCATATGAATTGCTTTGCAGAAAATGTAGGATGGACAATTAAACAAGCTTCTGCTTTTAAATTATTTGATGAAAGAACAGTATCATCTTCAGCAGTGCGAGAAGCTTTATTTTTAGGTGATACGGAATATGCAGAGAAACTTTTAGGCCATTCCTATTTTTTGTCAGGCATGGTAGTTAAAGGAGATCAGCGTGGCCGATTAATTGGTTTTCCAACAGCGAATATTTTACTCGATGACAATCTCGTTGTCCCAAAATACGGGGTCTATGCTTGTTACGTTGAAATAGATTCTGATGGAAAATTATTACAAGCTGTAATGAACTGTGGTGTTCGTCCAACTATTGCAAGTGGCTTGAGATTACAAATTGAAGCTCATATTCTTGATTTCTCTGAAGACATTTACACCCGAAAAATTAAATTTCATATTAAGAAATTTTTACGAGGTGAAATGAAATTTAATGGAATCGAGCAATTGAAAGAGCAAATTGCAAAGGACGTCCAAAAAACTAGATCTTATTTTATGGATGACCGAAATGAGCAAAATATCTAATCCTGACTTAAAAAAAAACAAAAATATTATTCCCTATTCTAGTCAAAATCAAATAAAAGAACTTGTTCAATTAAAACAAATTCATTTAGATGATCATGATCTTTATCTCAATAGAGAAATTGCATGGTTGTCTTTTAATGAAAGAGTATTAACTGAAGCAGAGAATAAAAATGTTCCTTTATTTGAAAAAATAAAATTTTGTACAATATTTGCTTCAAACTTAGATGAATTTTTCATGGTCAGATTGTCAGGCTTATTAAAGCTTGTTGTTAAACCAAATAATATTTATCCTGATGAAGATGAATTTGATGAAACATTAGATGAAGTCGCAATTAAAGTACGGGGATTGATTAAACGTGCAGAACGATGTTTGTATACACAAATTTTTCCGATGCTGGCGAATCACCATATTTCAATTGCAAATTTAGATGAATTGACTCGATCGGAAGAAGAGAAATTAGACGCTCATTTTGAAAGCCAAGTTTTTCCAGTTCTCACCCCTCTCGCAATAGATCCCGCACACCCTTTCCCCTATTTGTCAAATTTATCGTTATATTTAGCAGTTACTTTTGAAGGCATCTCTGAAAATGGAGAACCACTTTTAGCTTTAGTTGAAATTCCGCAAAAAATTCAAAGACTCATTCCTGTAACAATTAAAGCAAATAAACATAGATTTTTTCTTGTTGAAGAACTTATTAAAAGTTATATGCCTGCTTTATTTCCTTGGACTAAAGTTATCGGAACCTATTCTTTTAGAGTAACAAGAAATCTTGATTATCAACTGCTTGAGGGTGAAGTCAAAGATCTTATGAAATCTATTGAGTATGAATTAAAAGATAGAGAGCAAAAAACAGTTGTAAGACTTGAATATGAAAAAAATATGCCCGATTGGTTGCGTAATAAATTGGCAGCTGTTTTAGAGTTAGATACCTCTGATCTCTATGAAATTGATGGTATGCTTAATTATCGTGATCTCGCTGCACTGCTTAAAGTTGAGCGTGTGGATCCAGAATTAAAAGATCCTTCATTTAATCCAAGATTAAATATTTTACTTGTAGATGAAAATCGAGACATATTTGATATTATACGTGAAAAAGATATTTTATTGCATCATCCCTATGATTCATTTGCCAGTGTTCTCGATTTTCTAAGAAGTGCCGCGAAGGATGAAAAAGTATTAGCAATTAAACAAACACTTTATCGTTCAGGCGGGGATTCTCCGATCATTGAAGCTCTTGTGAATGCAGCGGAAAGAGGAAAACAAGTTACTGTTGTCGTAGAATTAAAAGCAAGATTTGATGAAGCAAATAATATTGAATGGGCAAAAAGACTTGAAAGAGCTGGAGCGCATGTGGTTTTTGGTTTTATTGATTTAAAAACACATGCAAAATGTACATTAGTTGTTAGAAAAGAAAAAAATAATTATCTGCAGAAATATGTACATTTATCAACAGGAAATTATAACAGCGCAACTGCTAAACTTTATACCGATATTGGACATTTAACTTCTGATGCCGCTCTGTGTGATGATGTGGCAAATTTATTTAATTTTCTTACTGGCTTTAATATATTAAGAGATCAAGAGAAAACCCGATTTCGAGCGCCCGATTTCGAGAAGATTAAAGTAGCTCCCTTTCGATTGAGGGAACAAATTATTCAACTCATTGATCATGAAAAGAAATTACACACACCTGATAATCCCGCACACATCATTTTAAAAATGAATTCTTTGGTAGATACCAAACTTTGTCATGCTCTTTACAAAGCAAGTCAAAAAGGTGTAAAAATAGATTTGATTATAAGAGGTGTTTGTATTTTAAGACCAGGTATTCACGGTGTTTCTGATAACATTAAAGTTATTAGTATTATTGATAGATTTTTAGAGCATTCAAGAATCTTTTGGTTTAAAAACAACGGAAATCCGCTTATTTATTGTGGTAGTGCAGATTTTATGCAGCGAAATATGGATAAACGAATTGAAATCGTATGGCCAATTGAACCTGTAGAATTAAAATTAAAAATTACTGGAATTTTAAATAATTTCTTAAAAGATAATTGCAAAAGTCATTATATGCAAAGTAACGGCACATATATTAAAAGTCAAATTCAAAACGGAGAAGCCACTTTCCGATGTCAAGAAAAGTTTATTGAAGAGGCAAGACGGTATGGGGTAAAATCAATTGCATATGACCAGGCAATAAAACCGCTTTTCGATAAAAAAGATTTTGAACGTATTCCTGAGCGTTTTATACCGTCTTTAGTAGTCGAAGAGCAGAAGAAAAACGTGACTAAGAAAAAGAAGAAAAAGTAATGTTAAATTTGCCTCTCAGAAATATGTTTGAAAAAAAAAGAATTGCAGCAATTGATGTTGGATCAAATAGCGTTCATATGCTTTTAGTTGAAATGGAATCTCCTGAAGAATATAAAGTTATAGATTCAGAAAAAGAGCAAGTGCGATTAGCGGCATCTTTAGATTCAGATGGTAATTTAAATAATGACGCTCTCAATCGTTTGCTTTCTGTTTTAAAAAAAATGAAAGAAATAGCAGATTTCCATGGTGCACATATACGTGCAGTTGGCACAAGTGCCTTGCGTGAAGCTAAAAATGGCAATGACTTTGTTGCTAAAATATATAAAAAAACAGGGATTGATATTGAAATAATTTCTGGGCATGAAGAAGCTCGTCTTGTTTACTTAGGCGTGCAGCAAGGATTGCCCATACAGGATAAATCAACTTTAATCGTAGATATTGGTGGTGGCTCCACGGAAATCGTTGTGGGTCAGTGGGGAGAGGAGCGTTTTGCTACATCCTTAAAATTAGGTTCAGTACGATTGACGCAAGGATTTATTCAAAGTGATCCATTGAGCGATGAAAATTTAAGATCGCTTGAACTTTATATTAATACACGCCTTGAACCTGTTTTATCTGAGGTCGAGCGAGTTGGTTTTGATTGTGCAGTCGGTTCATCAGGTACAATAAAAGCAGTTAAATCCTTGGTTTTGGGGTTGACAAACGCTGAAACTCCGCCTTCACTTCATGGTTCTGTCTTAACTGCAAAAGAAATCTGGATAGCAAAGGAAGCAATTTTAAGATCGCGTTCTTTAAAAGATAGAAAACAATTACCAGGTTTGGATTCTAAAAGAGCTGATATAATTGTTGCGGGAATATTTGTTCTCAGTGGCATCACTAAAATTCTAGGAGTTCGCGAATGGATGATTTCCTTAACAGCAATTCGTGAAGGAATCTTGTACGATACGATGCTCAGAGATGGTTTTTGGTTGCAAGGCGATACAAGTGACATACGTTGGCGGTCCGTTCGTTCTTTCGGGCAAAAGTTCCATATAGATGAAGCTCATGCATTTCATATCACTTCATTTTCCGTAAGTCTTTTTGATCAATTATATGAAAAACATAATTTATCAAATTCTTGGCGTGAATATTTACGCTCTGCAGCTTATTTACATGAATGTGGGTTATTTATAGGTCACACTGGTCATCATAAGCATACCTTTTATTTTATTCGTAATGCGACCTTGCCTGGTTTTACAACTCGTGAGATGCAAATAATTGCAACAATAGTAAGGTATCATCGCAAACGCATGCCTCGTGAAAATGATGAAGTTTATTGTGACTTTGATAAAGATATGCAAAAGGCTGTGAATATATGTGCATCCATTTTGCGCTTGTCAGTGAGTTTAGATAGAGGACGTCAAGGTAAAATTCATGAAATTAAACTCAACGATTTATTTATGGAGAAAATGAGTCTTTCCCTTTATATGCGCGCTGGTCAGGACATTGAGCTTGAAATGTATGAGGCTGCAATTGAAAAAAAAGCATTTGAAAATGTTTTTTCAAGTTCTCTAGAAATTGTTTTAGAGCATTGAAAGGTAATGGATTTTGAAGCTAAAATATTTTACGCAAATATTATTTTTATTTACTTTTTCTTCGCAAGGTTTGGAAGTTTTTTCTTTGATTAAAAATGAAGAAAATATACTTCAAAATGATAATATATGTCCAAGAATAGGTGCTCTATCAGGGCAAATAATGATTCCTGAAGATTTAAATTATTTTAAAAAATATAGTAATAATATTATTATTAGGATTGGTGGGATTCAATACACAGGTGCTGAAAGTTACTCTTTTGAATTTTATCCTGATAACAACGGCTGCTTTTCTATTCCTAAAAACTTTGTCCCTGCTGGAAGCTCTTTTAGTTTATATTTTTGGGATCAAAGTGGTCAGTTAAATAAAAGAATTCTTCCTGTATATGTTGCAGATGTGCCTAATTATTATAATGTCATTTTAAAAACGCATGCTTATACTACAGCGTTAGCTGAATTATTCAGTGAAGATAAAAAACAGCATTTTGAAAACACTGGAATGTGTGGTTATATTGATGGAGTCAATCCAATAGATATATCTGGTTCACAAGCTTATTTGCAAAATAATTACGGTAAAGTATTTACAGCTAAGTATTTTACTGCAGATGATTTACCATCTCGTGAATTGAGTGCAATGACTCAAAGTGGGCATTTTTGTTTCTTTAATGTAAATACTTGCAGCAATGATGAACAGCAATGTAATCTAGAGTCAGATAATTATAAATTAAATATTTATCTTCAGAATGGAGAAAATTTTAACTTTGATTTACTGCTTTCTCCTTTTTCATTTTCAGATGATTTACTCTTTGACTTAAAGACGTCTATTTTTAGACCAGTTAATATAAAGGAGTTAGCTGGTGGAAAAAGTATGTCCTACTTAAATACTCCCGAACTATCCTTAAAAACATCACCTAATTATTCATCTGTAAATATTTCAAATGAGATTAAAAATCAGTTGGTATATTTTCCTCTCGGGAATGATCTTTTAGCAATTAATTATAATTTGCCATTCGAAAAAAAGGGGCAATTCTTCATATTGAAGACAAATGCAGAGCTTTACACAAAAAAATTGCTTTCATTGCAGGCGGAATATAAACCTGGCCAAGTATATGTCGATAAAACTTCACCATTAATATTAAAAATATTTAATCCAAATTTTATAAAAGATAATAAAGAATATCTAAATCCATTAATGACTCAAGATTTAGGTGGTACATTTTTAGCACTTAAATTAAATGAAAATTTTTCTGCGAATAATATATCTGTTTTCCTAAGAGATTTTGCTGGTAATAACTACTCTGATTTCTTTTCAATTAAAAATAAATTTAATAATGATTTGATGGGATTTTTTTATAATATTCCTTCTGGATTTTATCAGTTATTTGTTGTGGATAATATGACGCAGCTTATTATTTATACCACATTAGTTCAGTCCATTCCGAACAAAACTCAAGTTGTTATAGATGAAATAAATATGGATAAAGTTTTGCAACACGCAGAGGAAGTCGCATATGATCCAAGTATGGTTTATATCGTAAATTCAAATTGGAATGAAAATGAAAATTATTTGCAAAGCGCGGACGTGAATTTTGATTTTTATGGCAATAATGAAATTTTAGAACAGATTTTTTTGAATTCTAATAATTCATACTTATCTGGTTCGCAATTTGGTTTTAATAATTTATTTAATCGGATCAGTATTGATGAATTATGTAAAGTAAATGATGAAAAATTTAATCAATTTGATACAAAATCACCGCTCGATTTTTTATTTACTAATGACCAAAGTGACAGCTAGTCAAAATTTTTCGTCTATTCCTTTTTTATTTGTAATTGCATTTCTTGCAAGTTCATCACACATCTCATTGTATCTATCCCCCGAATGCCCTTTGACCCATTGCCATGAAAGAGTGTGCTTTCTTTGAAGTAGACTCAATGCAAGCCATTCATCTTGATTTTTAACAGGTTTTCCATTTTTGGTTTTCCAACCATTTTTTTGCCAGTTCTCTAACCAACCTTCTGTAAAAGCATTTTTGACATATTGGCTGTCAGTGATAATAAGGACAGGCATAGGGCGCAATAAACTTTCGAGCCCCTTGATGACACCTAAAAGTTCCATTTTATTGTTTGTTGTTTGGATCTCATAACCAGATATTCTTCTTTTATGTTCTCTAAATAGAAGAACACAGCCCCATCCGCCTGGTCCAGGATTTCCAGAACAAGCGCCATCTGTGTAAAGTGTTACGTGTGAAGTCATTTATCTGCTCTCTTAAAGCCAATGCTAAAGTTTATGCAAATGCTTTTGAAAATGTTGACATGAAAGAATATTCGAATGCTAGCTGAAATGCCACCCGTTCAAAATAATCACAATGAAACCTATCCTATGGTCGATGGGATATCTGCACAACTTGTACCTCTTAAAACAGAGAATATGACATTTCCTCAAACTGTATTTTCATTTGGTGTTTATAATGAAAAAGTCCTTTCATCCACTGCAGATGAGTATTCGACTTCAGGATATGGATACTCTCTGGGAATGCAACATCATATTAGAGGAATTTGGAGTGGAGGAATTGATATAAGATGGTCTGACTGGCTTGCAAACGGCAATTCCAAAGAATCTAATACGAGTCCATTGTCGATTTACTCTAAAATAGAAGGGACTCCTCGCTTAAATTTTCTGTTAGGAAATGATTTAGGAAATATGTTTCGCCCCTATTTTACTGGTGGAATAGGATATACTATATTTTTTGATGAGAGATCTTTATTTGCAGCTCGTGCAAAAACAGCTTTTGGTCAAATTTCTGCAACATACGGAGTTGGATTTCGTGTTACATTTCCCAAATCAATTGCTCTTAAATTTTCGTATGAACGGTGGCGGGGCATACAGACTACGGATTATCAAGCGCAAATTATCCGATTGGAGTTGGTATTTGGGGACGTTGATAATATTTAAAATTATATTAATTATATTATTTTTCCCATGGAATGCTCATGGGCAAAGTGTGATATTTTCCAATCCTGTCGGTGAAAAACTCCCTGAGTATAAGGTTATTTCTGTAAATAAATCTATTATGAGTTGTGGTGATAGATCCGATTTATATATTTATTCTTCCTTGGATATTAAAGCTATTTTATCGATTGCAAATTTTCTCTCCGATGAGAAAGTCTCTATGAAAACTGATTGGAATTCATTTTTACCGATGACTTATAATCTCACTTCCTCAGGTCTTAATGAGAAAGATATAGAAAATTTTCCAGAAGATATAAAAAGAATTCTTTATATTTGCACAACTTGGAATGAAAGCTTTCAATTAAAACTCTTTTCGATACCTAAAGTAGCCATTGAAAACATTACTAAATCAGTTAAAGCAAATAGACCATGGCAAAATTTAAGTCAGGAAGAGGCTGATCAACTTGATCATTTTTCAGAAGCAACTCTATATGATTTTGTTTATATTGTTCTTCGTTCTAATGTTTATAAATCAATAAAAGGTGGTTTTGAAAAAAATTCAACATTATGGTCAACTCCTTTTACTTGGCGAGTTATCAATACGAAAGAAAAAGACATTAATAGCGAAATGGAGAAGAAAGATTAAAAATATATTATTTTCATGGGCTGGAAATATTTTTTCAGCTTTTATAAAAGAAGAATATTTAGAGCATGAATATTTTGATTCCTTTCTTTCAAATTTAGTTTTACTAAATGAGTTTGATGAAAATCCTTTTTTTAATTTGGCTGATGAGTTATTTATTGCGAAGCAAATGTACGAAATTTCTTTGGCAGACACTTATTCACAGTCTTTAAATTCTTTTGAAAATTTTTTTAGTCAGTGTGTTCATGCTACAAATGAAAAATATTTTTCTAATTTTTATGCAATATTTGAAGATAAAAAATTAATTTCATTTTTAAATATGAATGTAATTATGAATGAAGCTGAAATGGATTATTTGTTTGTCTCGAATGATTATAGAAGACAAGGATTATCCAATCTATTATTGAGTATTTTTGAATATTCAAATAAGTATATTGGAAATCATCAAGTAAGCAAAATTATTTTAGAAGTTGGTGAAAATAATACACCAGCTTTATCATTTTATTTAAAATCTGGTTTTATAAAAATTTCAGTCCGCAAAAAGTATTATAGAAATATGGAAAATGCTTTTGTTATGGAAAAAAATCTTTAAAATTATTATTTTTATCCAGCCTCTTTTATAAAATTTACATTTTAAGTATATATCATATTATAAATATTTGCTAAAATCCAACTCATGATCTTTTTGCACTTTTCAATGAGGTAAGCATATGCGTTTCATTCTGTACGATTTTCATATTATTCGCCCTCAATATGAGTCAATACAGGGGGATGCGCTTAATTGGATCGCTCAAGCGCATGCTTTCTCAAAATATAAAGAGAATTTAGCGCAGGGACGCAGAAAAAACATTGATGAATATTATGAGCTCATTCAAAAAATTGTTCTAAGATTTGCCTGCAAACCTGAAAAAATTAGCAAGCGTGGATCGGATATTTCAGATTTTCTCCATACAAATTGGGATGCAATGGAAATATTTAATTTGAATAAAAGTGCGTCAGGTGTTTTAATGCACCAGCGTATGCAGTTTTTTGAATATAAAATTCAAAATATTTTGCAAATTTTATATAGAGACATTTATCATGCGCCACAAAATCTTATTCATGTCACTTGCACAGGCTATATATCACCATC is a genomic window containing:
- the rnhA gene encoding ribonuclease HI codes for the protein MTSHVTLYTDGACSGNPGPGGWGCVLLFREHKRRISGYEIQTTNNKMELLGVIKGLESLLRPMPVLIITDSQYVKNAFTEGWLENWQKNGWKTKNGKPVKNQDEWLALSLLQRKHTLSWQWVKGHSGDRYNEMCDELARNAITNKKGIDEKF
- a CDS encoding outer membrane beta-barrel protein; the protein is MLAEMPPVQNNHNETYPMVDGISAQLVPLKTENMTFPQTVFSFGVYNEKVLSSTADEYSTSGYGYSLGMQHHIRGIWSGGIDIRWSDWLANGNSKESNTSPLSIYSKIEGTPRLNFLLGNDLGNMFRPYFTGGIGYTIFFDERSLFAARAKTAFGQISATYGVGFRVTFPKSIALKFSYERWRGIQTTDYQAQIIRLELVFGDVDNI
- the ribF gene encoding riboflavin biosynthesis protein RibF — translated: MSLKDSFQIFGDRESFDKKERISLTIGNFDGVHSGHLYLINELKKSSPDTKIALLTFDPHPANFFSHDNSKPLLTSLNEKIALLLKAGVDLVMVQSFSQEFSELSADDFCLWLKDLFQIDTILIGHDFCYGRQRKGNFTHMNCFAENVGWTIKQASAFKLFDERTVSSSAVREALFLGDTEYAEKLLGHSYFLSGMVVKGDQRGRLIGFPTANILLDDNLVVPKYGVYACYVEIDSDGKLLQAVMNCGVRPTIASGLRLQIEAHILDFSEDIYTRKIKFHIKKFLRGEMKFNGIEQLKEQIAKDVQKTRSYFMDDRNEQNI
- the ppk1 gene encoding polyphosphate kinase 1; the encoded protein is MSKISNPDLKKNKNIIPYSSQNQIKELVQLKQIHLDDHDLYLNREIAWLSFNERVLTEAENKNVPLFEKIKFCTIFASNLDEFFMVRLSGLLKLVVKPNNIYPDEDEFDETLDEVAIKVRGLIKRAERCLYTQIFPMLANHHISIANLDELTRSEEEKLDAHFESQVFPVLTPLAIDPAHPFPYLSNLSLYLAVTFEGISENGEPLLALVEIPQKIQRLIPVTIKANKHRFFLVEELIKSYMPALFPWTKVIGTYSFRVTRNLDYQLLEGEVKDLMKSIEYELKDREQKTVVRLEYEKNMPDWLRNKLAAVLELDTSDLYEIDGMLNYRDLAALLKVERVDPELKDPSFNPRLNILLVDENRDIFDIIREKDILLHHPYDSFASVLDFLRSAAKDEKVLAIKQTLYRSGGDSPIIEALVNAAERGKQVTVVVELKARFDEANNIEWAKRLERAGAHVVFGFIDLKTHAKCTLVVRKEKNNYLQKYVHLSTGNYNSATAKLYTDIGHLTSDAALCDDVANLFNFLTGFNILRDQEKTRFRAPDFEKIKVAPFRLREQIIQLIDHEKKLHTPDNPAHIILKMNSLVDTKLCHALYKASQKGVKIDLIIRGVCILRPGIHGVSDNIKVISIIDRFLEHSRIFWFKNNGNPLIYCGSADFMQRNMDKRIEIVWPIEPVELKLKITGILNNFLKDNCKSHYMQSNGTYIKSQIQNGEATFRCQEKFIEEARRYGVKSIAYDQAIKPLFDKKDFERIPERFIPSLVVEEQKKNVTKKKKKK
- a CDS encoding Ppx/GppA phosphatase family protein yields the protein MLNLPLRNMFEKKRIAAIDVGSNSVHMLLVEMESPEEYKVIDSEKEQVRLAASLDSDGNLNNDALNRLLSVLKKMKEIADFHGAHIRAVGTSALREAKNGNDFVAKIYKKTGIDIEIISGHEEARLVYLGVQQGLPIQDKSTLIVDIGGGSTEIVVGQWGEERFATSLKLGSVRLTQGFIQSDPLSDENLRSLELYINTRLEPVLSEVERVGFDCAVGSSGTIKAVKSLVLGLTNAETPPSLHGSVLTAKEIWIAKEAILRSRSLKDRKQLPGLDSKRADIIVAGIFVLSGITKILGVREWMISLTAIREGILYDTMLRDGFWLQGDTSDIRWRSVRSFGQKFHIDEAHAFHITSFSVSLFDQLYEKHNLSNSWREYLRSAAYLHECGLFIGHTGHHKHTFYFIRNATLPGFTTREMQIIATIVRYHRKRMPRENDEVYCDFDKDMQKAVNICASILRLSVSLDRGRQGKIHEIKLNDLFMEKMSLSLYMRAGQDIELEMYEAAIEKKAFENVFSSSLEIVLEH
- a CDS encoding GNAT family N-acetyltransferase, which encodes MKKIQHYGQLLLLGELSIRKKKTLIAKWRRKIKNILFSWAGNIFSAFIKEEYLEHEYFDSFLSNLVLLNEFDENPFFNLADELFIAKQMYEISLADTYSQSLNSFENFFSQCVHATNEKYFSNFYAIFEDKKLISFLNMNVIMNEAEMDYLFVSNDYRRQGLSNLLLSIFEYSNKYIGNHQVSKIILEVGENNTPALSFYLKSGFIKISVRKKYYRNMENAFVMEKNL